A window of the Aquimarina spinulae genome harbors these coding sequences:
- a CDS encoding DUF4870 domain-containing protein, which produces MSIKNHKNIATFMHLGAFSKYFIPFGNYIVPILLWTTNKDKSDFIDDHGKEAINFQLSILLYTVILGIFSFPFFIFHVFGDATITDLFHFNDISINFSDAGGFRTLIGASFIGIIALIGFFLEIIFVITAALKANKGESYRYPLSIRFIK; this is translated from the coding sequence ATGTCAATCAAAAATCACAAAAATATCGCAACGTTTATGCATTTAGGTGCATTCTCAAAATACTTTATTCCTTTTGGGAATTACATAGTTCCGATACTACTATGGACTACCAATAAGGATAAATCAGATTTTATAGATGATCATGGTAAGGAAGCCATCAATTTTCAATTAAGTATTCTATTATATACTGTAATACTGGGAATATTTTCTTTTCCGTTTTTTATCTTTCATGTCTTTGGAGATGCAACAATTACAGATTTGTTTCATTTTAATGATATATCAATCAACTTTTCTGATGCAGGAGGATTTAGAACTCTTATAGGAGCATCATTTATTGGGATTATAGCACTAATCGGTTTTTTTCTGGAAATAATTTTTGTTATCACTGCCGCTTTAAAAGCGAATAAAGGCGAAAGTTACAGATACCCATTATCTATACGATTTATAAAATAA